Proteins from a genomic interval of Arachis hypogaea cultivar Tifrunner chromosome 10, arahy.Tifrunner.gnm2.J5K5, whole genome shotgun sequence:
- the LOC112714756 gene encoding uncharacterized protein has translation MEISSELGIMEDPNSFLWHLSSIDTCATTLAVFGDSLQKNNPLFCNSNLMNSKISMMETTTSPTTTIIERPAKQLRSNNTSNWSSHINKTPESHFVGSCSNNLLSFVDNTNHHHHQLGLVMKPKVEIMSSSPNNIDTQGTTLLGNNNNHHHNHENYLFKESSCHEAKNFGQRPKLSSHQPHDHIIAERKRREKLSQRFIALSALVPGLKKMDKASVLGDAIKYLKQMQEKVSALEEEQKKKKTVESVVMVKKSQLCNDDEDSCSSETEPLPEIEARFCERNVLIRVHCEKKKGVIENTIIQIEKLHLKVINSSVLTFGNFALDITIIAQMDMEFSMTVKELVKNLRSAFSTFM, from the exons ATGGAGATTTCATCTGAATTG GGTATAATGGAGGATCCTAATAGCTTTCTCTGGCACTTAAGCTCTATTGATACTTGTGCTACTACCTTAGCTGTTTTTGGAGATAGCTTGCAAAAGAATAATCCATTATTCTGTAACTCAAACTTGATGAACTCCAAGATTTCCATGATGGAAACTACTACTTCACCTACTACTACTATAATTGAAAGACCAGCAAAACAGCTTAGAAGTAACAACACTAGTAATTGGAGTAGTCACATTAACAAGACACCAGAGTCACACTTTGTTGGTTCTTGCTCAAATAATCTTCTCTCCTTTGTTGACAAcacaaatcatcatcatcatcaattggGGTTAGTAATGAAGCCTAAGGTTGAGATTATGAGTAGTAGTCCTAACAACATAGATACTCAAGGAACAACCTTGTTGgggaataataataatcatcatcataatcatgaAAACTATCTATTCAAAGAATCATCATGCCATGAGGCTAAGAACTTTGGGCAACGTCCTAAGCTTTCTTCTCATCAACCTCATGATCACATCATTGCTGAGAGGAAGCGCAGAGAGAAGCTCAGCCAGCGCTTCATTGCTTTATCTGCCCTTGTTCCTGGCCTCAAAAAG ATGGATAAAGCTTCTGTTCTGGGAGATGCTATAAAGTACTTGAAACAAATGCAAGAAAAAGTGAGTGCTCTTGAGGaggaacagaaaaagaagaagaccgtGGAATCAGTGGTAATGGTGAAGAAATCTCAGTTATGTAATGATGATGAAGACTCTTGCTCTTCAGAGACTGAGCCACTACCCGAAATTGAAGCAAGATTTTGCGAAAGAAATGTGCTAATAAGAGTTCACTGCGAGAAGAAAAAGGGTGTTATAGAAAATACAATCATTCAAATTGAGAAACTCCATCTCAAAGTCATCAATAGCAGCGTCTTAACATTTGGCAATTTTGCCCTTGATATAACCATCATTGCTCAG
- the LOC112714759 gene encoding soluble inorganic pyrophosphatase 6, chloroplastic encodes MAATRAIAIASNSTCSLIAKKPLTLNQKHFVVGGHHHALCFKTLKLSHSTSRRFYTCRAIYNPDLIVKEEGQPETLDYRVFFVDKSGKKVSPWHDIPLQLGDGAFNFIVEIPKESSAKMEVATDEAFTPIKQDTKKGKLRYYPYNINWNYGLLPQTWEDPSFANSEVEGAFGDNDPVDVVEIGDSRRKIGEVLRVKPLAALAMIDEGELDWKIVAISLDDPRASLVNDVNDVEKHFPGTLTAIRDWFRDYKIPDGKPANRFGLGNQAANKDYALKVITETNESWSKLVKRSIPAGELSLV; translated from the exons ATGGCCGCCACCAGAGCAATAGCAATAGCCAGCAACTCAACATGCTCCTTGATCGCCAAGAAGCCATTGACGCTTAACCAGAAGCACTTTGTTGTCGGTGGTCACCATCATGCTCTTTGCTTCAAGACCCTCAAGCTCTCTCATTCCACTTCTAGAAGGTTCTATACCTGCAGGGCCATCTACAACCCTGACCTTATCGTCAAGGAAGAAGGCCAACCTGAAACTCTCGATTACAGAGTCTTCTTCGTTGACAAATCTGGCAAAAAg GTTTCTCCGTGGCATGATATCCCATTGCAGTTAGGTGATGGTGCTTTCAACTTCATTGTTGAAATTCCAAAAGAATCTAGTGCAAAGATGGAGGTTGCCACTGATGAAGCTTTCACTCCCATAAAGCAGGATACAAAGAAGGGGAAGCTTCGATATTATCC CTATAATATTAATTGGAACTATGGCTTACTTCCACAAACATGGGAAGATCCATCTTTTGCAAACTCTGAAGTTGAAGGAGCATTTGGAGATAATGATCCAG ttgaTGTCGTTGAGATCGGTGATAGCCGGAGGAAAATAGGCGAGGTTCTCAGGGTCAAACCCTTGGCTGCATTGGCCATGATTGATGAAGGGGAACTTGATTGGAAAATAGTTGCAATTTCGTTAGATGATCCAAGAGCTTCATTGGTGAATGATGTCAATGATGTTGAGAAGCATTTTCCG GGAACACTAACTGCAATCAGGGACTGGTTCAGAGACTACAAGATACCTGATGGAAAGCCTGCTAATAGATTTGGGCTTGGCAACCAGGCAGCAAATAAG GATTATGCACTTAAGGTCATAACAGAAACCAATGAATCTTGGAGTAAACTTGTGAAGAGATCCATTCCTGCAGGAGAGCTGTCACTAGTGTAA
- the LOC112714760 gene encoding protein DMP9-like has translation MEPTEQKLGIKVYNATPPPPPLPNPSGLVPLTIIPDPGRKNKRAIMAKGVQKTISKTSLLGNFLPTGTLLTFEMVLPSIYKNGQCTQVHTLMIHTLLILCSLSCFFFHFTDSFHGPDGTVYYGFITHKGLSVFKPGIPVEVPKDDKYRVSFTDFVHAFMSVLVFVAIAFSDHRLTNCLFPGHKDDMDQAMESFPLMVGVVCSGLFLVFPNSRRGIGCMSA, from the coding sequence ATGGAACCAACTGAACAAAAACTCGGAATCAAAGTCTATAATGCaaccccaccaccaccaccactaccaaaTCCTTCCGGCCTGGTTCCCCTTACTATCATACCGGATCCAGGCCGGAAGAATAAGCGTGCCATCATGGCAAAGGGTGTCCAAAAGACAATTTCCAAGACCTCATTGCTAGGGAACTTCCTACCAACAGGAACACTCCTCACTTTTGAGATGGTTCTTCCATCAATCTACAAGAATGGCCAGTGCACTCAAGTCCACACATTGATGATCCACACCCTCCTAATTCTATGTTCACTCTCATGCTTCTTCTTTCACTTCACTGACAGTTTTCATGGCCCTGATGGAACCGTTTACTACGGTTTCATCACCCATAAAGGGTTGTCAGTGTTCAAACCAGGGATTCCAGTGGAAGTTCCAAAGGATGATAAGTACAGAGTTTCCTTCACTGACTTTGTTCACGCGTTCATGTCGGTGTTGGTGTTCGTGGCAATTGCTTTCTCTGATCATAGGCTTACTAACTGTCTATTCCCGGGGCACAAGGATGACATGGATCAAGCCATGGAGAGTTTTCCATTGATGGTGGGAGTAGTTTGCAGTGGTTTGTTTCTTGTGTTTCCTAATTCCAGACGTGGAATTGGATGCATGTCTGCATGA